The Glycine soja cultivar W05 chromosome 8, ASM419377v2, whole genome shotgun sequence genome has a window encoding:
- the LOC114424589 gene encoding ABC transporter G family member 18-like, whose translation MARPERTAGRNKSLETLMDSDKPGIGRNVNQLKIQKSIPGYGLEFSNLSYSIIKKQKKDGVWINKETYLLHDISGQAIKGEVMAIMGPSGAGKSTFLDALAGRIAKGSLEGSVRIDGKPVTTSYMKMVSSYVMQDDQLFPMLTVFETFMFAAEVRLPPSISRSEKKKRVYELLDQLGLQSATHTYIGDEGRRGVSGGERRRVSIGIDIIHKPSLLFLDEPTSGLDSTSAYSVVEKVKDIARGGSIVLMTIHQPSFRIQMLLDQITVLARGRLIYMGKADEVQAHMSRFGRPVPDGENSIEYLLDVISEYDQATVGLDPLVQFQRDGLKPHPAAMTPVPRTPYKRNTPASKHMISLRSQGFTAGTQQPDSADDEDDDDAEDFDNSLERKSAPTPRNMTSGVHQRLASQFYQDFSAKDFSVWLYHGVVGTPRRQPSWTPARTPGWTPGKTPMSGPTSAVSNQYSAAPFVVGQSMDYSATSYEGFEIEEVLDEPNFGSKYANPWLREVAVLSWRTALNVIRTPELFLSREIVLAVMALILSSIFGNLSHPFFEDINRLLNFYIFAVCLVFFSSNDAVPSFIMERFIFIRETSHNAYRASSYVISSLIVYLPFFAVQGFTFAVITKKMLHLRSSLLYFWLILYASLITTNAYVMLVSALVPSYITGYAVVIATTALFFLTCGFFLKRTQIPFYWMWLHYISAIKYPFEALLTNEFNNLNCYTGNLAELSHGPLGDLKLSKHHNSSLPANCLLGKDILSSMDITMDNIWYDILILLAWDVLYRFFFYLVLRFYSKNERK comes from the exons ATGGCGAGGCCAGAAAGGACAGCAGgtagaaataaaagtttagagacTCTAATGGACTCGGACAAACCAGGAATCGGAAGAAATGTGAACCAACTGAAGATTCAGAAGTCCATTCCAGGGTATGGCCTTGAATTTAGTAACCTCTCCTATAGTATCATAAAGAAGCAGAAAAAGGATGGAGTTTGGATCAACAAAGAAACATATCTTCTTCATGATATCTCTGGCCAGGCAATTAAAGGTGAAGTTATGGCAATCATGGGACCTAGTGGTGCTGGCAAGTCCACCTTTCTTGATGCATTGGCCGGTCGAATTGCAAAAGGGAGTCTAGAAGGATCAGTTAGAATTGATGGAAAACCA GTTACTACAAGCTACATGAAAATGGTGTCATCATATGTGATGCAAGATGACCAGCTCTTCCCTATGCTGACAGTTTTTGAGACATTTATGTTTGCAGCTGAAGTTAGGCTTCCTCCTTCCATTTCCAGGAGTGAAAAGAAGAAGAGGGTCTATGAGCTCCTTGACCAATTGGGCTTACAG AGTGCTACACATACCTATATTGGTGACGAAGGGAGAAGAGGAGTGTCAGGAGGGGAACGACGAAGGGTGTCTATTGGCATAGACATCATTCATAAGCCATCACTTCTGTTCCTTGACGAACCTACTTCAGGCCTTGATTCTACAAGTGCTTACAGTGTTGTAGAAAAGGTTAAAGACATAGCTCGAGGAGGAAGCATTGTCCTTATGACCATACACCAGCCTTCATTTAGAATTCAAATGCTCCTGGACCAGATCACCGTCCTTGCaag GGGAAGACTGATATACATGGGAAAGGCAGATGAAGTTCAGGCTCACATGTCAAGATTTGGAAGGCCTGTACCTGATGGAGAAAACAGTATTGAGTATCTCCTAGATGTTATCAGTGAATATGATCAAGCAACGGTTGGGCTTGATCCCCTTGTCCAATTCCAACGTGATGGCCTCAAACCTCACCCGGCAGCCATGACGCCGGTTCCAAGAACACCTTACAAAAGGAACACACCTGCATCCAAACACATGATTAGCCTACGCAGCCAAGGATTTACTGCCGGAACACAACAGCCTGATTCTGCGGACGACGAAGACGACGACGATGCTGAGGATTTTGATAACTCCCTTGAAAGGAAAAGTGCTCCAACACCAAGGAATATGACTAGTGGTGTTCACCAACGTTTGGCTTCTCAGTTCTACCAAGATTTCTCGGCCAAAGATTTCTCTGTCTGGCTTTACCATGGGGTAGTAGGAACCCCACGTCGCCAACCATCATGGACTCCAGCAAGAACTCCAGGATGGACACCTGGGAAAACACCCATGTCAGGACCAACAAGTGCAGTTTCCAACCAATATTCTGCAGCTCCTTTTGTGGTTGGCCAGTCTATGGACTACTCCGCAACTTCATATGAAGGATTTGAGATTGAGGAAGTGCTTGATGAGCCAAACTTTGGATCCAAGTATGCAAACCCATGGTTGCGTGAGGTTGCAGTGCTCTCATGGCGAACAGCACTCAATGTAATTCGCACCCCAGAACTCTTCCTCTCCCGTGAGATTGTGTTAGCTGTTATGGCACTTATCCTGTCCAGCATTTTTGGAAATCTGAGTCATCCTTTTTTCGAAGACATCAATAGGCTCCTCAATTTCTACATCTTTGCAGTGtgccttgttttcttttcttccaatgATGCAGTCCCATCTTTTATCATGGAGAGGTTCATCTTCATAAGGGAGACTTCACATAATGCTTACCGTGCTTCTTCATATGTCATTTCTTCCCTCATTGTTTACCTCCCATTTTTTGCCGTTCAAGGCTTCACATTTGCTGTCATAACCAAAAAGATGCTCCACTTGAGAAGCAGCCTATTGTATTTCTGGCTAATACTTTATGCCTCGCTTATTACTACCAATGCATATGTGATGCTTGTTAGTGCACTTGTGCCTAGTTACATCACAGGGTATGCAGTAGTCATAGCCACAACAGCACTCTTCTTTTTGACCTGTGGTTTCTTCCTCAAGCGAACTCAGATACCCTTTTACTGGATGTGGCTTCACTATATTTCTGCAATCAAATATCCATTTGAGGCATTGCtcacaaatgaattcaataacCTCAACTGCTACACAGGAAATTTAGCAGAATTATCCCATGGACCATTAGGAGACCTGAAGCTCAGCAAACACCATAACTCCAGTCTGCCCGCTAACTGTTTATTAGGGAAAGATATCTTGTCCTCGATGGATATTACAATGGATAACATATGGTATGACATCTTAATCCTGCTAGCTTGGGATGTTCTTTACAGGTTCTTCTTCTATTTGGTTTTGAGATTTTACTCCAAGAATGAGAGGAAATGA
- the LOC114421294 gene encoding TPR repeat-containing thioredoxin TDX yields MEEGKLRELKQFIEICKSNPSLLHNPSLSFFKTYLLSLGARIPPQPKTEPGDFDDKSDPPLSAQNDIVESDIELDNADVVEPDNDPPQKMGDPSAEITEEQRDAAQLAKSKAVDAMSQGNLDEALAQLTEAILLNPQSAILYATRASIYMKLKKPNAAIRDADTALKINPDSAKGYKIRGMSRAMLGLWEEAASDLHVASKLDYDEEISMALKKVEPNALKIEEHRRKYERLRKQKQQKRAPIKTEAPIKKEQETEAQVQAALSALKDGQVMGIHSSGELEKKLSAASKTSRLAILYFTATWCGPCRFISPIYTSLAEKYPKVVFLKVDIDEARDVAAGWNISSVPTFFFVKNGKEVDSVVGADKSTLESKIAQHAGSL; encoded by the exons ATGGAGGAGGGAAAATTGAGAGAGCTGAAGCAATTCATAGAGATATGCAAGTCCAATCCCTCACTTCTCCACAATCCATCTCTTTCATTCTTCAAGACTTATCTTCTCAG CCTCGGTGCTCGCATCCCTCCCCAACCCAAAACG GAACCAGGTGATTTTGATGACAAGTCAGATCCTCCTTTATCCGCACAAAATGACATTGTAGAATCTGATATAGAGTTGGATAATGCTGATGTTGTTGAACCTGATAATGACCCTCCTCAAAAG ATGGGAGATCCTTCTGCTGAAATAACGGAAGAACAAAGGGATGCTGCACAACTAGCAAAATCAAAAGCAGTCGATGCTATGTCACAAG GTAATTTGGATGAAGCACTGGCCCAACTGACAGAAGCCATTTTGTTGAATCCGCAATCAGCTATACTTTATGCTACTAGAG CTAGCATCTATATGAAATTGAAGAAACCAAATGCTGCTATACGTGATGCTGACACTGCCTTGAAG ATTAACCCAGACTCAGCTAAAGGCTACAAAATACGAGGAATGTCAAGGGCTATGTTGGGACTATGGGAAGAAGCAGCAAGTGACCTTCACGTGGCTTCAAAGTTAGATTACGATGAAGAGATTAGTATGGCACTTAAAAAG GTTGAACCTAATGCCCTTAAAATCGAGGAGCATAGGAGAAAATATGAACGCTTAAGAAAGCAAAAGCAACAGAAAAGAGCTCCTATCAAGACTGAAGCTCCTATTAAGAAGGAGCAAGAAACTGAAGCCCAA gtacAAGCAGCATTATCTGCTTTAAAAGATG GGCAAGTCATGGGTATTCACTCTAGTGGTGAATTGGAAAAGAAGTTAAGTGCTGCATCAAAGACATCACGCTTGGCGATCCTGTATTTTACTGCAACATGGTGTGGCCCTTGTCGCTTcatttcccctatttatacaaGCTTGGCTGAAAAGTACCCAAAAGTGGTTTTTTTGAAAGTTGACATAGATGAGGCCAGGGACGTTGCTGCAGGTTGGAATATTAGCAGTGTTCCgacatttttctttgttaaGAATGGCAAAGAGGTTGACAGTGTGGTCGGTGCAGACAAAAGTACACTTGAAAGCAAGATTGCACAACATGCTGGCTCTCTTTAA